The genomic DNA aataatcatttttgtttttaaatgtgtagtaaaaaataataataattttttaatgtatcaaaattttaaaatagtatttgATTATTCACTTTGCCTAATTAAAATAGTATTTTAATACTAAcactaactttttattttttttaaaactaacatAAGTATTaaaggtggcatttagggtgggtgagGGAAAGATTTTCCCACTATAGGAAAGCAAATTTATACCACTAGATTAAAGAGAAACATTGATTTTAACATAGTCTCTCCACACTAGATTTTCCCCTTGTCTTCAACCTATTTTTAACCTCACAATCATCAACCAGACACCAATTAacccaccaccaacaacaactttGATATTCAATCTTCATTGTAATTGTTGGAACAAGGAATTATCACGACAACTGTTTTTGTTCTTGTCGAGATGATGAACACAAAACACAACCTAGTATATGCTTTCTATCAATTACTGGAGTGGACTAGATAGGAATCATAGTGTAATATCATGAAAATTCTAGCATCACCATTGTATTAAACCATATATTTCTCTCATAAGACTCAAGCGATCAACTTCCGGTGACTCAACCTCCATCATGAACCCCTCTTGTGGGACCCACACACTCAACATTTCCGATTCCGATCCCTCCGCCAAGACAACACCACCGCCGTATCCGATGTCGGCGCTTACAAAACCTTCATCTCCGACTACAACGCTTCTCAGCCTCGCCGTCGTCCACGCTCACCACACCAACAAAACTCTGACATCCCTTTCATGTCATTCGACATAGATACCGTCGCCGTCTCTCCTCCTCCGGTTCAAGGATTGGCGGTTGCTCCACTAACATCGCCGATGAGGAGCCTCTCCTCGACGAGCTCGAGATCCACTGAGACCAAATATGGAGCAAATTCAATTTGGTGTTATTTTAAGTTGTATGTGATTTCTTAGATCCACCCAAATCAAATATGTGATTTCAACATGTGCAATTGAGAACTGggtttgatgttgatgttggtggtggtggtggcggtGGTGCTAGGTGAGTTGGGACATGGAAGAGAAAGAGAGGGatggaagataaaaaaataatccagTGCTGAGGGAGTATGATAAAAGTGTGTTTTTCATTTCATCTAATAGTTACTTTTCTAGGATGGGAAAATCTTTCCCTCACCCATCCTAAATGCCACCATATTTAAAGATTGTTAagactaaaattaacaaaaatattttgatataaaaaactATTTGGATATGAGATTATTGTGACTCTTACATTTGTCCATTTGTTGAACTTTGTGTTTGGTAAATTGTGATTTTCATTTCTGGATCAACCGACACATTCAATCTCCTTTGCTTCAACTCTACTCTGCACATTCTTTCTTCATCATATCACTCCCTCACTCACTCACACTCTCCTACCGAGTTACCCCAACGATTCACCAAACTCACTCACTCACTTACATAAACGCCGTCGTGGCTCACACACCTATACCAATGGATTCCTCCTCCGACGAAGACGACGACCACCACAACCTCATCCACCAACCCTCCACAAAACCCCGAACACCTCCCTCTACATTCAACGTCGAAGATCTCAATTCCCGATTCCGGCGCGTCAATTTCACCTTCCAAAAAAAGCACTACATTCTCGCCATTCTccttctcctcctccttctcttcctcttcttctcagTCCCCAATCTCCGTCGTTACTTCACCACCTCATTCACCTCCGACTCCATCACCGATCGAATGAAAGAATCCGAATTACGCGCCATTTATCTCTTACGCCAACAGCAGCAACGTCTTTCAACCGTTTTCAACTCTTCCGATCAGAAtcaaaaccctaaccctaagcTAATTGAAGATCTGAAATCTGCATTATTCAAACAGATTTcaataaacaatgaaattcagCAGATTCTGTTGAATCCACATAGAACAGGGAATGTAATTGATCCTGAATTCAATTTCGGAAATTCGAATTTCAATGTTGGGAATTACGATAGATGTAGAACTGTTGATCAGAGTTTGTCAAAGAGGAAAACTATTGAATGGAATCCTAAAAAGGATAAATTTTTAGTTGCTATTTGTGTTTCCGGTCAAATGTCGAATCATTTGATTTGTTTAGAAAAGCATATGTTTTTCGCAGCGATTCTTAATAGGGTTTTGGTGATTCCAAGTTCTAAAGTTGATTATCAGTATGATAGAGTTGTTGATATTGATCATATTAATAAATGTTTAGGGAAAAAAGTTGTGATGTCTTTTGATGAATTTTCGAATGTTAAGAAGGGTCATTTGCATATTGATAAGtttctttgttattttgctTTGCCTCAACCTTGTTATTTGGATGATGAGAGGTTGAAGAAGTTGGATGGGttgggtttgggtatgagtaAACCTAAGGCTGTTTGGGAGGATGAGGATACGAGGAATCCAAAGAAGAAAACTGTTCAGGATGTTATGGATAAGTTTtcttatgatgatgatgttatggCGATTGGTGATGTTTTTTATGCTAAAGTGGAGCATGAATGGGTTATGCAACCGGGTGGACCGATTGCTCATCAATGCAAGACTTTGATTGAACCTAATCGCCTTATTTTGCTTACTGCTCAGCGATTTATTCAGACATTCCTTGGAAGGAACTTCATTGCTTTGCATTTTCGGAGACACGGTTTTTTGAAATTCTGGTACTACCTTTATTCCTTTTTCTGGTTTAATTTCTCATAAGATTATGGGGTGTATATACTGTTGACATGAGTCTGATGTGTTAGAGTATACTATTGCCTGAATCTGTGCATTAGATTAATCAGATATTCCTTGCATATGTAGTCAAGATCGGCTTTGATCCGTTGAATCAGCTTTAATAGCAAACTTGAAATCAAAGCGGTTCGAACTTGATCCAAAGATTTTGAGTTGTTGACTGCATGAATGCGTAGAATTTTTTACTGCAGGGATCCGAATTTGAATGAAGTGCCAACTGCATTTTCATGGCTCATGAGTTATGGCTATTcatttttagttgttttgtttcatttcaTGGTTAACATGATCTGCTTGAAATAATGTAAAAAGTTATGCATGCATGTAAGGCTTTTAGTTGATGAGAAACTATCCTGCAACTTTAGTGCTCTCTTTTTCCCTCTACCATATTGCCTTACTTATCCATTTTCATGTTTGCAGTAATGCTAAAAAACCAAGTTGCTTTTTCCCCATCCCTCAAGCAGCAGATTGCATCTTGAGGGTGATTGAGAGGGCTGATGCACCCATCATATATCTTTCTACGGATGCAGCTGAAAGTGAAACTGGTCTACTTCAGTCACTGATTGTGCTGAATGGCAAGTCTGTTCCACTTGTAATTCGGCCAGCACGGAATTCAGCAGAAAAATGGGATGCTTTGTTGTACAGGCATCATATTGAGGGAGATTCACAGGTGAGATGGCAGTCcttgcttatttttttcatgtgcTTTAAACTTAAATAGTGTACCTGGCCTAAATTCACCATCCATATCTGATCATTAGGATTACAATTTACAAATGAAAGTTTCATGGGTAACTTGGTACTTTAAAGATAGAGTTTTTGCCATATCTTAGAGAAGCGTCGAATTCATTGTGTGTCTATTCTAGGTAGTCTTATCCTGTATTTACAAAATACTGATTTCATGACTCAAGCTTGTGACCTTGCGCTAAGGATCCTCTTCTGTTACAATTTACAAAACATGCAAAAGACTAACACTGTCAAGAAGACACAACTGTTGATAATGCCCCTGGTTTTCGCTTGAATTTATTGTTGTAAGTTCTGGAAAGATTTGTGCTCCCTTTTTCCCCTTGAAAAGGCCCTTTTAAGTTTGAAGCTTAGTAAATGAAATCTTATCATTCTCTTTTTGTCACACTGTTATAACATTTTACTGTCAGGAAAAGGAAACTTTAAGAGCTGTAGGTCCTATGGTATTCAACTTGTTTCCTTTAGTTGTCTAAGCCTTGCAGCGGGATTGGCTTCAGCCCGGGAATAAGTTTAAGTATCTGTTATGAACATTTCTTTGTGCAAATCCCCAAAACGGGATAGAATTGATTAACAATGAAGATGATAACCTTCCACACAAGGCTACCCCAAAGGAGCACTCTCCTTTCACGCTAGATAATTCCCTAGTGACgaaatttaattattcaaagcTATCTTCCCCTCTACCATTCGAGGGATATTTAAAGACTCGAGAATAACCAAAATAACAACTTGTAAACACCGACTAACAAAGTTATCAACTTACCAACTAACTTCTACTAACTAACTAACTCTTAACTACTCGAACTATCAAATACTCTAAATCCTTACAGAATCCCTGCCAAATTTGGTTTGATATGGCGTAGTCACCGATTTTTTTTGTAGGCTCATAATGAAAGGATAATGCTTATATTGaactaaaaacaattaaacactTGTTTATGAACTTATAGTTGTATAAGTATCTACTACTTTAATTTGCACCTTCCCTCTCTCTGAATTTTTTTGCGCAGAGAATGCATGAGAGCTAATTGTCCAATTTTTAAACCACTATGAAAGCTGATTggccaatttttaaacgactaTGTCAACAATTTGTTGTTATTTCATGAAAAACGAAACAACAAAGATACTCTCTTTCAATTTATTTCGGTGATGTTCATTATGAATATTTTCACACTGAAGGTGGAAGCTATGTTGGACAAGACTATATGTGCCATGTCTAGCGTGTTCATTGGAGCACCTGGTTCCACTTTCACTGAAGACATTTTGCGGCTGAGAAAGGACTGGGGATCAGCATCGCTGTGTGATGAGTACCTTTGCCACGGTGAAGAACCGAATATTGTAGCGGAAAATGAATGAAGATCGAAGATAATGACGGTTTTCTTGTGCCGTTGCTCTGGACCAGACACTTGACCGCCCTACCATAGGTTCGattgtatttttcttgtatGAGTAGTCATGTATGATAATAGAATTAGCAATTTTATTGATAAGTTTTGCTTGTTATATATAATTCTTTTCTTACATTGattgaaatttgtaaaatataCATACACGTTGATCCTGAATTTTGTGACATAACAGTGGTGGCATTTTAACATcccattttatcttttaatttgaaATCCAACCTTATCAATAACAGTTGTGGCATTTTAAAACATTCCATTTTTCGTCCCATTTTCGGTCCCATATAGCTTTCAACCGGCTCATTTAACAGGAGAAGCTGATAATTGTATTTAATATTGCTGAAAAAAAATAGGGAAAATGTTTAGCATTATGAAAAGTCATTGACAGACAAAATTATGAAAGCATCTCATTAGCTATTACCCTCTAATTTCTGTTTAAGCACATGGAATCTTTGAAAagttacttcctccgtcccataatacaTGATACAGTTGACCCTATTACGTAtatcaatgcataattttgagcttaaatatcttgaataatatattagaaaaaattatgaaaatttgatattttgaaaataattatcgagacgaatctaacgatatcttatatgatattatttatctttgtatattcgtagaaaaatatggtcaaagtaagttaggtcaaaattgcacattttcaaatggGTCAACTATTACAGGACGGAGAGAGTAATGTTTTGCATTAGTATAATGTGTCCAAAGTACTTCCTACCGTATTGCGAAGAGTTTCTATCTCTTGGGAATGGATTTCATTTCACCCATCCAAACCTTCATTCATCCACTCTTGGGACTTGCAGAAATATGAGTTTATATGAAATTCTTTGTATTATGGTTATTGGTGATGTGTGGAGGCCGTGAGACTATGGAACTTTTGGATCTGAGTTAGGCAGTCAGATCGATAAATCATCCCTAATCTAAATTTTGATATcaatatacaaagaaaaatttacagggggaaTGTGGTACGTATGATTGAAGTGTCAATTTAAAGTTACGATTGCACAAATTAAATGTGATTaactatttttcttaatatttgtaACTTGATTAATTTTACTTAATCTATTCGGAAGGGATTGCTCTAAACTAGtatcatttatatataaatgagtttatctaccaaaaaaaaaaaaatttagtttagaACAAATTGTTGAGTTTAGAACAATACACTCATATTTACTGGTCAATAAGAAATTGACTCATAACTTGTACAAACTTTATaactatttagttttttttagtggTCTCTAAACCTTGTGGTCGATTGATGTgagttttattttgatcattaaaaaagataagtgttatttaaacaatcgggacaatcataatttacaaagaaaaaatagatatttgtaCGAAATttaaagcaatagagagataaagtaaaaaaaaatgtgagtaAGAGAGAAAACGGTCACAAAATACATATTCAAAGATtatttctcctaaaaaaaaaaatgagtttgaaaCAATCTAcggaaaagaaaggaaaaaatggcATTACGTTGCCAATTCAAAgagaaaaaactttttttttttgtaagtaactttctttttataaatagtTTAGTGATTAGAAAAAATGCGGAGCCGCATCCTTGCAAGTTTAAACTTGCGtctcttaaaataaatgtcCCCCACCTGTGTTATATTTATAAGGCCACTTTACTCTATTTATTTAAAGTTTAATTAAGATACTACGACAATAtatcattattataattataatacaaACATATCTAGTCGTGTCAATCAATTAGTATAACAACTTATAgtgttttcatattcattaataaTTACATGTCAATACATTATTGAATGTGTATAGCCTAAGTGATAGAGCATACTACTGGATTAatcaaattcatttatttacatTATGTAGTATGTGAACCATAACCGCAAACCCCGCCGCTTAACACATTCTTCATCACATCACATTTCTTTGAATCCATTTCTTGTTCCTCACTTTAcccatcaaatcaaatcaaatcaaatccattttcttcttttacctTCAccgttagggtttagggtttttcaATTTTCACCATGAAAGCCAAATTGATCGTCTTCCCAATACGAGGCAGAAACTGGTGTTTCACCAGATCCATTGATCACACTCTCCCCGCTTCTTCCTCCACCGCCGATTTCTCTCAATCCCCTTCCACTCTCAAACAACTTTGGAAATCCATCAACACTGGCGATAAACCCTTCAACGCCAAAGCTGAACTTTTTACTGATTATGTCGCTAACAAGGTCtatttccctttctttctcattgtttcttcttcatttcGCTTTCTGGGTATCTCATTTTCTTCACATTTTTTATGCAGATGAATAATGGTTGGGTTACTTTGGAAAATGCACCTGATGGATCTTTCAAGAAGAAGATTCATGGGTCAGTTTCCTTTTTACTCAATAATTTTAAAgtgttaatttttattatttttggaagTTTTTGTTCTTgggattgaaatttgattttgggttttttttttttttttttgcaggttgGGTTTGTGGCTATTGTCTCGTGTTAAGCCATCtgagatttttttgaaatctaTATCAAAGGATGTTACTGGTGTTGAAGTCGTTTACCCATCAAGGTTGGTGTTTAATCATAGTGTGGATGATATATTTGGTTAATCATAGTTTACTAATTCAGTTTTTTAAGATGTTATTGATTTTCCccttcaaaaatagaagaaaaaaaaggatgatgttattgaatttttgtTCACTTATTTGATGTTTAACATGGAACTGTATGCAATGTGATATGAGAGGCATGGgacttgtttggataaacaacttaatttgcaaCTTATAGTATAAGCGCTTATCAATTATCATGATATGTATGTAGGTATAAGCTATTTTCTATAACAAAacataaagataaatattttttcgtATGAGCAGAGTCACCTTTGGCTAGTAGACTTAGCAGGTAGCGAGCGTGTGAGAAAAACTGAAGCTGAGGGAGAAAGACTAAAGGaatcttattttcataagttgaCTTTGGAGAAAttgtgaaaataagctgaaaacaacttataagctattttcttAAGTTCTCCCAAACTGTCTCACAGTTGCTTATTCCAGTAGATAAGCTAAAATAAGTCGATTTTTAAAGTGATTTTTCCCTGGTCAAAACTTCATTTTAAATGTAGCGGTTATTCTTGTTTGACAGAACCAGCTTTGCTTTTATGTACTTGTTGAAGTTGTAAATCCTATGGGATAATTTCCATTTGAAAATCACATGTGGGAACGTAATGCGGatgaacaagaacaagattTGTCATTACATTTTTGCTTCTTTTAgctttaatttatgaaaattgtgattttttttttgcagtatGAATGCTCGACTTGTTCGTCGTAGACTACGACATATTGCGATGAGGTAATTATTCTCTCCTTTTCCTCACACTGATGGTGTTGGAGAAAATTACTTTCTGTGTTAATGCGGCATgtgaataaatttttaatgctactaatatttattttatatgatagGGGCACAATTATACACCGGAAGTTCTTTTATGGTTCAGTTTCATTGATTCCTCTGTCTTCTGCATTTAGCGTACGTATGTGTTCCGTTAAGGTTAACTAATATATTATGGTTTTTTACAAAGATTTTCAAGATTGTGATTTTGCTCTTCAATtgaatgtttgattcattttttgcTTCAGTAGATAATcgtttttattaaatttacatTTCAGATTTTACCTTTGCCTAATGTCCCATTCTTCTGGATTTTATTCCGCTCGTATTCTCATTGGAGGGCCCTTCAGGTTTGCACCGCTGATAAATTTACTTGCacttgcattttattattttccctCTCCTCTCATTCATGTTATGTTGGCTGTTTTGCGGTCTCAATCAGAGACTTTCCTTTTACCTGTCTCAACTTTCTAATACTCTTGCCAAACTCTGCAAGACAAAACTTCAAATCTGTCTAAGAATGCCAGTTATTCCTTGAAATAATGAGGGATTTCTGCTATATATTGAATCTTACTGTTTCTttttaatcatcacaaaatGTTATAAATTTAGGGTGGTGGTACTGTATAAATCACAGAATTATCAATGTTAAATAAACGTTGTTTGATGTCGAGCAAATTAAAGAATTTACACGGCTCATAGATAGTTGTCAGTTAGTCATGGAGGAATTTGCTTGATGTTGGTGTTTTAGCCCCACCCAAATTGGCTTCTTGATGTTGGTGTTGCATTAGGATGatattgtttttagtccttggATTTTTCATATCTTGTCTGGAGCTTGGCTTCTAACTAAGTCCCCTTATCTTGGATTTTGCATTAAAATTTGCTCTGTTTTCAATTCTCAGGGAAGTGAGAAGCTGTTTCAACTAGTCTCAGATGGCAGCCAGTCTTCAAATACTTACTCGGGTAAGAAGGAAACTGAGCATGAAGACTCTGAAAATGAAAGCCTTGGTTTGGATGAACCACATTGGGTAAGTATACATATTCTTCTCTAGTATTAATTGAGATATCGAATGAAAAAGCAATTTTAAAGCTAGATTAAACACAATTTTACAAATATGCAGTGATTATATTCGAGATTGGTGAGTTTATAGTGCGCCACATTCATTACTCTAAAGTATTTCATGCATAAGCTAAATCCTTCTTTTTTTAAGCTTTTGGCACATTCATTCATTgtgttaattattatttttttgtaatttgatgcagaccaatttaaaaccatgtaaTTTGCAATTCAtgttatctttattattttttgggtgCATTAGATGTGCAATTATTTATAGGCAAATGCTGACATGTGGCCATGAACTAAATATGGAAATGTTGTTTTGGAAGTTGtgtattcaattcaattttttaaaagttaaaaaattgcaTCTTCTAAACTTGGGGTCGGA from Medicago truncatula cultivar Jemalong A17 chromosome 8, MtrunA17r5.0-ANR, whole genome shotgun sequence includes the following:
- the LOC11444636 gene encoding O-fucosyltransferase 36 is translated as MDSSSDEDDDHHNLIHQPSTKPRTPPSTFNVEDLNSRFRRVNFTFQKKHYILAILLLLLLLFLFFSVPNLRRYFTTSFTSDSITDRMKESELRAIYLLRQQQQRLSTVFNSSDQNQNPNPKLIEDLKSALFKQISINNEIQQILLNPHRTGNVIDPEFNFGNSNFNVGNYDRCRTVDQSLSKRKTIEWNPKKDKFLVAICVSGQMSNHLICLEKHMFFAAILNRVLVIPSSKVDYQYDRVVDIDHINKCLGKKVVMSFDEFSNVKKGHLHIDKFLCYFALPQPCYLDDERLKKLDGLGLGMSKPKAVWEDEDTRNPKKKTVQDVMDKFSYDDDVMAIGDVFYAKVEHEWVMQPGGPIAHQCKTLIEPNRLILLTAQRFIQTFLGRNFIALHFRRHGFLKFCNAKKPSCFFPIPQAADCILRVIERADAPIIYLSTDAAESETGLLQSLIVLNGKSVPLVIRPARNSAEKWDALLYRHHIEGDSQVEAMLDKTICAMSSVFIGAPGSTFTEDILRLRKDWGSASLCDEYLCHGEEPNIVAENE
- the LOC11441901 gene encoding uncharacterized protein isoform X2, whose translation is MKAKLIVFPIRGRNWCFTRSIDHTLPASSSTADFSQSPSTLKQLWKSINTGDKPFNAKAELFTDYVANKMNNGWVTLENAPDGSFKKKIHGLGLWLLSRVKPSEIFLKSISKDVTGVEVVYPSSMNARLVRRRLRHIAMRGTIIHRKFFYGSVSLIPLSSAFSILPLPNVPFFWILFRSYSHWRALQGSEKLFQLVSDGSQSSNTYSGKKETEHEDSENESLGLDEPHWVLTPSKELENIVRQEDGNDGLSRGTIEEICKIYDLNTQDVVKYEKSTF
- the LOC11441901 gene encoding uncharacterized protein isoform X1, whose amino-acid sequence is MKAKLIVFPIRGRNWCFTRSIDHTLPASSSTADFSQSPSTLKQLWKSINTGDKPFNAKAELFTDYVANKMNNGWVTLENAPDGSFKKKIHGLGLWLLSRVKPSEIFLKSISKDVTGVEVVYPSSMNARLVRRRLRHIAMRGTIIHRKFFYGSVSLIPLSSAFSVRMCSVKILPLPNVPFFWILFRSYSHWRALQGSEKLFQLVSDGSQSSNTYSGKKETEHEDSENESLGLDEPHWVLTPSKELENIVRQEDGNDGLSRGTIEEICKIYDLNTQDVVKYEKSTF